TGCATGGTGTCTTCTGAGATACGAACAAAAGTGGCTGAGCCTGAACACTCCAAAGTCTGGCGGTGAGAAGAGAAAGACTGGTGAGGTTGGTTCCCAAGCATCAAGCAGTAAAGTTGGTGAGGAAGAGCCCCGTCCTGAAGGTATCAAAGCTGCGAAAGCAAAAAGGAATTCTAGGAAGGGGATGGCTGTCGAGGACTTTAAGAGCGTCCATGAGCTCAAGATGGAGGATTTGGTGAAGAAGGAGAGGCTCTCGAAGCTGGCCATTTTAGACACTCTCCTTGCTAAGAAGGAGCCAAGCGAGAGTGAAGAAAATGTCAAGAACATGCTGTTGGCCGAATTATTCTAGTTTTTAAATCCTAAGAGTCTATGTTGTGTAATATCTATTATGTTTGTGTCATGCGTCTAGTGTTGGAGGAGAAGCTATGACTTGTGTTCTATGTTCTGTTGTGAAATTATGATTGTTAGTCTTTCAAGTTATCGTTTGTGTTTAATTATAAGAATTATTTTCGGTTTAATGTGTGTTGTGACCTGTGTTCTATGTTCTGTTTTTAAATTATATTCTCTGTCTAATGTGTTCTGTTTTGATTATTCTCAGGCCATGAGATTGGATTATTCGTACACGCAGCCGTCTGAGTCGGAGGATTATGGTTTAGGAGGTTCAGCAGACAGTGGAAACAACTCTACAGATTTGAGTTTCAACCAAGAGAAGTTCCGGATACAAATTTGAGTTTCAACCAAGAGAAGTTCTGGATTCAAAAGCGTGATATTGACGGAAAATGAATCCTCATCTTCTCTTTCTTGAATTTCAAAAGCACGTTTTGACAACGAATAATCTAGCTTGCAGGACTCCAAAGGCACGTTCAACATCTTTTCGAACAGCTTCTTGGATTTTAGCAAATAATGAATTCTTTGGACCTTGTGGTAGTCTGATAGATTGAATAAAAGTCGCCCATTTCGGATAAATACCATCTGTCATATAATAAGCCATATCGTACTCCGTTCCGTTGACATTAAACTTTACTTCTGGTGCTATTCCGTTAATAATGTCATAAAAAAAAGGCTATCGATCAAGAATATTAAGATCGTTCATAGTACCTGGAGCTCCAAAAAAAGGCGTGCCATATCCAGAGGTCATATGAAGCCACCGCCTCCAAGACAATTGTTGGTTTTTTGGTTCCTCGTGAATACATTCCTTTCCAAGGGGTGGGACAATTCTTCCACTCCCAATGCATACAGTCGATGCTTCCAATCATCCCTGGAAATCCACGTTGTTCTCTGATATGGAGTAATCTGGCCAGATCCTCCGGTGTGGGACGCCTTAGGTATTCATCGCCAAACAGGAGGATTATTCCGGCGGAAAATTCGTGCAAACATTTTCGATCTGTTGTTTCGGCAAGTCGGACATATTCGTCAACCGTGTCAGCCCCACCACCATATGCCAATTGACGAATTGCTGCGATACATATTTGTAGAGGTGATAGACTAGACCGTCTGAGTGCATCTTGTGTTTGATGAAAATACTCTACTTCTGCGGAGAGATGATGCACAATACGAATGAACAAAGATTTATTCATTCGAAACCGTTGCCGAAATAAATTTCTCGAGTACGTCGGAGTTTCAGAAAAATAATCATTCCACAATTAATTGTGGCCTTCCTCCTGGTGTCTGTCGATAAAAACACGTTTTTTCGCTCTTTTGGTTCCGGAATAGGAGCATAGTTGTTAAAAAATTCTTCAAATGGGGTATCAAGATCAATATCATCATCATTATCTTGGTGGTAATGATAATGAGAAGATGATGCCATTTGAAATGAAAATATAAAGAGAGGGAGGATTTGTGTATTTCAAATGAGAAGAGATATCTCATATATATAGCTAAAGGAGTTGTAGTTGTGATTTTGATGTAAGAAACACCCGTGATACTTATATTTTTAGAATCATTCATCTTGTGAATGTTGCTTGTTTTCTTGTTGAAGAAACAGGACAAAAAAGTGGTTACTAAACTCAAAAGGGACAAAGAAGTACAAATTCTAGTTGAAGTTTAAACAACAGAAACATAAGTTTTGACAATGCTGCACCATACATAAACAACTGAAACAACGTGAGGACACTGCTGCAACATAAAGCTACTTGACCATGAGTACAATGGCTATGATCACTAATTGAAAAACCATAACCCCTACAACGAATTCATCCCTTTTTCCCAACCTAGTTTTTTTTTTACCTAATTCACCACAACTGTTCTCGAGCTTTTGCTCAGTCTCATCATGTAGCTCTTTCACCCGGTTAAGATGTGACTCGTAGTCAGTAACAAATGATAGAGAATCTACCTTTTGAGACAGCAGGCCACACTGTGTACACATAGCTCTAATCTCCTCCATCACCGCGACGTTCCACCACT
This sequence is a window from Brassica oleracea var. oleracea cultivar TO1000 chromosome C1, BOL, whole genome shotgun sequence. Protein-coding genes within it:
- the LOC106333687 gene encoding glutathione S-transferase T3-like, translated to MVHEKRDGEHCKQRWHKINGDTNKYCAAYAAAERLQSSGQNDNDLVKKAHEIYFADHGSKFTLDHAWCLLRYEQKWLSLNTPKSGGEKRKTGEVGSQASSSKVGEEEPRPEGIKAAKAKRNSRKGMAVEDFKSVHELKMEDLVKKERLSKLAILDTLLAKKEPSESEENAMRLDYSYTQPSESEDYGLGGSADSGNNSTDLSFNQEKFRIQI